The genomic interval CTGGTGTGGTCGTTGCAGCAGGACCCGCGGGTGACGGTGCTGGACCGCACCAATATTCGTGAGCTGAAGCCGGAACAAGTGGCCCCCGCGCCGTCGCTGGTGGTGGGGGACCTGTCGTTCATCTCGCTGCGGCTGGTGTTGCCCGCGCTGGTGGGATGTACGGCTCCGGACGCGGACCTGCTGCTCATGGTGAAACCTCAGTTCGAGGTGGGGCGTGAGCGGCTGGGTTCAGGCGGTGTGGTGCGTGATCCGGAGGTGCGGGCAGACGCGGTGCGCATGGTGGCGGACGCGGCCCTCGAATTAGGTCGTGGGGTCCGGGGCGTGGTGGCGAGCCCGCTGCCGGGTCCCAGTGGCAACGTCGAGTTCTTCCTCTGGCTGACCGCCGGTGCGCCGCCGCTGGAGACGGCCGCGCTGGAGCAGGCCATCGTCGACGGGCCTGCGTGAGACGTTCGGCCGGCCCGCGAACGACAGCACACACAAGAGCAACAGCACCGATCGAGGGAGCTTCATGAGCACACCCGACCGCCGGGTGCTCGTCCTGGCCCACACCGGCCGGGACACCGCCGTCGCGGCCGCCGAGGAGCTCGTGCACCTGCTCGTGGACGCCGGCATCAAGCCCATCGTGATGCCCAGCGACTCCGAGGGCCTGACCGGCAAGACGATGCAGCTGCTGCACCAGGCCAGCCCGAAGGATCCGCTGGACGCGATCGAGCTGGTCATCGTGCTGGGCGGGGACGGCACGATCCTGCGTGGCGCCGAGCTGGTGCGCGGTCATCGGGCTCCGCTGCTGGGGGTGAACCTGGGGCACGTCGGGTTCCTGGCCGAGTCCGAGCGCGACGACCTGGCGTACACCGTGCAGCGCATCGCGGCGCGTGACTACGAGGTCGAGGAACGGATGACGCTCGATGTCGCCGTGCACGTCGACGGCGAGAAGATTGCCGACCTGTGGGCGCTGAACGAGGCCTCGGTGGAGAAGGCCAACCGCGAGCGCATGATCGAGGTCGTGATCGAGGTCGACGGCCGGCCGGTGACCGAGTTCGGGTGCGACGGTGTGGTCATGGCCACGCCGACCGGGTCGACGGCCTACGCGTTCTCGGCCGGGGGCCCGATCGTCTGGCCGGAGGTCGAGGCACTGCTGCTGGCCCCGCTGAGCGCCCACGCCCTGTTCGCCCGC from Kineosporia sp. NBRC 101731 carries:
- a CDS encoding NAD kinase, which gives rise to MSTPDRRVLVLAHTGRDTAVAAAEELVHLLVDAGIKPIVMPSDSEGLTGKTMQLLHQASPKDPLDAIELVIVLGGDGTILRGAELVRGHRAPLLGVNLGHVGFLAESERDDLAYTVQRIAARDYEVEERMTLDVAVHVDGEKIADLWALNEASVEKANRERMIEVVIEVDGRPVTEFGCDGVVMATPTGSTAYAFSAGGPIVWPEVEALLLAPLSAHALFARPMVVAPTSVPAVELVQGTPGRAMLWCDGRRSMDLPPGARVEVRRSAVPVRLARLARPPFTDRLVAKFGLPVHGWRGRALRGSDGSSREWRDRVDSPETSAKGPECPSNTVSNGGSGKNPDGTGPSASPTTQNLP
- a CDS encoding TlyA family RNA methyltransferase — translated: MAKLIRLDAELVRRKLARSRESAAQLVHDGRVTVAGWPATKPATRVDPAVAIVVKKDESDPGYASRGGHKLAGALDHFTQIDVTGRRCLDAGASTGGFTDVLLRRGAGHVVAVDVGYGQLVWSLQQDPRVTVLDRTNIRELKPEQVAPAPSLVVGDLSFISLRLVLPALVGCTAPDADLLLMVKPQFEVGRERLGSGGVVRDPEVRADAVRMVADAALELGRGVRGVVASPLPGPSGNVEFFLWLTAGAPPLETAALEQAIVDGPA